From Anopheles coluzzii chromosome 3, AcolN3, whole genome shotgun sequence, the proteins below share one genomic window:
- the LOC120955013 gene encoding PRKR-interacting protein 1 homolog, translating to MEIRNEVKQKDKEVEKKKFVVRNAADIQRAKLEKLMKNPDKPVIIPAPSKNRDHSTAIPSFVRNVMGSSAGAGSGEFHVYRHLRRKEYARQKQIQEKSHAEQLDDAFQQKLEDNRKAAEERTAKKRAKRLKKKAKQKTHHRGKKPKLSESGNEVEGSSDESEGEDDGDDGPAQSEDSKDAMETDPCPEGQNDATSDDAARKESGTSGKDETAQHTDETAEESTENSTPQSKNDAEGDEPNAAEKEQPHRKEDENTEKTENSGKQ from the exons ATGGAAATACGAAACGAAGTGAAGCAGAAGGACAAGgaggtggaaaagaaaaagtttgTCGTGCGCAATGCGGCCGACATACAGCGGGCTAAGCTGGAGAAGCTGATGAAGAACCCG GACAAACCCGTCATCATACCGGCGCCGAGCAAAAACCGGGACCATTCCACCGCCATACCGTCGTTCGTGCGCAACGTGATGGGCTCGAGTGCGGGGGCCGGTTCGGGCGAGTTCCACGTGTATCGCCATCTGCGGCGGAAGGAGTACGCCCGCCAGAAGCAAATACAGGAGAAAAGCCACGCCGAACAGCTGGACGATGCGTTTCAGCAGAAGCTGGAGGACAACAGAAAGGCGGCCGAGGAGCGGACGGCGAAGAAGCGGGCCAAGCGGTTGAAGAAAAAGGCGAAGCAAAAGACGCACCACCGGGGCAAGAAGCCGAAGCTCAGCGAAAGCGGAAACGAGGTGGAAGGATCGTCTGACGAGAGTGAGGGGGAAGACGACGGTGACGATGGGCCGGCTCAGAGCGAAGATTCGAAGGACGCGATGGAGACGGACCCTTGTCCTGAGGGGCAAAATGACGCAACCAGCGATGATGCTGCCCGAAAAGAGAGTGGTACAAGTGGGAAGGACGaaacagcacaacacacagacGAAACGGCAGAAGAATCAACCGAAAACTCAACACCTCAATCCAAAAACGACGCCGAAGGTGATGAACCAAACGCTGCAGAGAAGGAGCAGCCTCACAGAAAGGAGGACGAAAATACcgaaaaaacggaaaactcAGGCAAACAGTag